In Desulfuromonas acetexigens, the genomic stretch ATTTCGATCTCTACCGACTGGTTTCGGTGGAGGATCTGGTTGACCTCGGTTTCGACGATTATTTCCATGGCAACGGGGTGACGGTCGTTGAGTGGGCCGATCGTTTCCCGCAGCTGGTGCTGGAAGGGTTGCGGGTGCGTCTGGAGCACACAGCGGATGATTCCCGCCGGATTACCCTGGAGGCCGACGGGGAGCCCTATGGTCAACTGCTCGATTCGTTGCGGCGGGATTGGACGATTGTGGGAGATGCGGAGTGAAGGAATACGATCTGGCGGTGATCGGCGGCGGTCCGGGGGGCTATGTCGCTGCCATCCGTGGCGCCCAGCGCGGCGCCCGAGTCTGTCTGGTGGAATCCGACGCGGTGGGGGGAACCTGCCTCAATCGGGGTTGTATTCCGACCAAGGCCCTCTATAGCAGTGCCCGTCTGTTGCGCTCCATGCGCGACGCGAGCAGCCATGGCATCCGCCTCGCTGAGCCCGTCTTTGATTTCGCTACGGCGGCCGAGCGCAAGGATGGCGTCGTCTCCCAGTTGGTCGACGGGGTCGCGCAGTTGCTCAAGGGCAACGGTGTCGATCTCTACTCGGGTCGGGGCTTTCTCGAAGGCCCGGGGCGGGTCGGAATCCGCGGCCAGGGGGCGGTCGGGCACCTGCGCGCCAAGGCCGTTATTCTGGCCACGGGCGGGCGTCCGCTGGTCCCCGAAGGCTTCGCTCCAGCTGGGAAAAATGTTTTGACCAGCGATGAATTTCTTGCTATTAAGGATCTTCCCAAGAGCCTGCTCATTGTTGGTGGCGGCTACATAGGCTGCGAATTCGCCGGGATTTTTTCCGCTTTCGGTGTCGCCGTCGACATCGTAGAACAGCTTCCCGTTCTGCTCGCGCGCAGCGACCGGCAGGCGGTGCGTGAAGTGGAAAAGTCCTTCAAGGCGGCCGGGGTCAAGCTTCATCTCGACACCGCCGTCACGGATGTCGAATCCCGCTCCGACGGGGTCCATGTCCGGCTTGCCAACGGCGAAACTCTCCAGGTCGAAAAAATCCTCCTTTCCGTCGGGCGTCGTCCCAACAGCGAAGGACTCGGGCTCGAAGAGCTCAGAGTGCGCCTGGAGCGGGGGGCCGTGGTGGTCGATGACGGGATGCGCACGAGCGTCGACGGTCTCTATGCCATCGGCGATCTGACCGGGGGTTGGCAGTTGGCTCATGTGGCCTCCTATCAGGCCGAGATCGCCGTGGAAAACGCTCTGGGCGGAGAGGCCCGAGCCGATTACCGGGTGGTGCCGAGTATCGTTTTTACCGATCCGGAGATCGCCCAGGTCGGGCTGACCGAGGAACAGTGCCGGGAGCAAGGTCTCGCTTATCAGGTGGGCCGCTTCGCTTATCTCGCCTCGGGCATGGCCCTGTGCGCGGGAGAGCCACGCGGGACGGTGAAGATTCTGGCGGAGCAGGACGGCGGGCCGATTCTCGGCGTGACCATCGTCGGCGCCGACGCCTCGTCGCTCATTGCCGAGGCTTCTTTGGCCATGAGCCGCAAGCTTTCGGCTCGGGAACTGGCCGCGGGAATTCGCGCCCATCCCAGTCTGCCGGAGATGATCAAGGAGGCTGCTGAGGATCTTTCCGGGCTGGCGGTTCATCGGCTGGGGCGTGCGGCGTCCCGGCGCAAATCATCCGACGCTTAACCTATACGACCCCTAAAGTCGTTTTTCCAAAAGGAGGAAGAGGGAATTATGGCCCTGGTTGTGCAGAAGTACGGCGGGACTTCCGTAGGTACCATCGACAGAATCCGCAATGTCGCTCGTCGCGTGGCCAAAACCTACGACGAAGGCAACGATGTGGTGGTTATCGTTTCGGCCATGTCCGGCGAAACCAACAAACTCGTGGCCCTCGCCAACGAAATGTGCGAGTTCCCCAGCGAGCGTGAATATGACGTGCTGGTCGCCACCGGCGAGCAGGTGAGCATGTCGCTTCTTTCCATGTGCCTGCAGTCGATGGGTTACAAGGCCAAGAGCTACTGCGGCTTTCAGATCCCCATCGTCACCGACAGCGTCTTCTCCAAGGCGCGCATCGAAAAGATCGACGACAAGAAGATCCGCGAGGATCTCAAGAGCGGCACCATCATCATCGTCGCCGGCTTCCAGGGGATCGACAAGGACGGCAACATCACCACTCTGGGGCGCGGCGGTTCCGATACCTCGGCGGTGGCGGTGGCGGCGGCGATCAAGGCCGACGTCTGCGAGATCTTCACTGACGTCGACGGTATCTATACCACCGATCCGCGTATCGTCCCGGAAGCCTCCAAGATGGAAAAGGTCTCCTACGACGAAATGCTGGAGATGGCGTCCCTCGGTTCCAAAGTGCTGCAGATCCGCAGCGTCGAATTCGCCAAGAAATACGGTGTGGTTGTTCACGTCCGTTCGAGTTTTAACGACAATCCAGGTACTCTGGTCACGAAGGAGGATGCTGATATGGAAGCCGTTCTGGTTTCGGGAATTACCTACAACAAGGATGAAGCCAAGATTTCCGTGCTGCGGGTTCCCGACAAGCCGGGGATTGCCGCGAAGATCTTCTCCCCCCTGTCCCACGCCAACATCACCGTGGACATGATCATTCAGAACGTCTCCCATGAAGGGTTCACCGATCTGACCTTCACCGTGCCCAAGAGCGATTTCAAAAAGGCCCTGAAGATCGTCGAGGAGACTGCCAAAGAGACGGGCGCCGCTTCCGTCACCAGCGACGAAAGCATCGCCAAGGTTTCCATCGTCGGCGTCGGTATGCGTTCCCACTCCGGTGTCGCCAGCAAGATGTTCCAGACCCTGTCCCAGGAGGGCGTCAACATCCAGATGATCTCCACCAGCGAAATCAAGGTTTCCTGTGTCATCGATTCCAAATACACCGAGCTGGCGGTGCGGGTATTGCACGAAGCCTTCGATCTGGCCAAAAAAGACATCAAGGCCGAATAGTCTCGACACGAACGCAATCGAACCGGGAGATCATGTAGGGGCGCAGCATGCTGCGCCCCTACGTCCATGGTCTTGTGAGAAACGGGGATACAAGCATGAATCAGATCAAGCTCTACGATACGACCCTGCGCGATGGTACTCAGGCCGAGGAGGTGTCCTTTCTGGTGGCGGACAAGATCCGCATCGCCCAGCTGCTGGACGATCTGGGCATCCATTACATCGAGGGGGGCTGGCCCGGCTCTAACCCCAAGGACATCGCCTTCTTCAAGGACATCAAGAAGGTCACCTTGAAGCAGGCGAAGATCGCTGCTTTCGGGTCGACCCGTCGGGCCAATACCACGCCGGACAAGGATAATAATATCCGCACCCTGGTCCAGGCCGAACCGGATACCGTGACCATCTTTGGCAAAACCTGGGATTTTCATGTCCACGAGGCCTTGCGCATCAGCCTCGAAGAAAATCTGGAACTGATCTACGATTCTCTGGCCTATCTCAAGCAGCATGTCGGCGAGGTCGTCTATGACGCCGAGCACTTTTTCGATGGCTACAAGGCCAACCCCGAATACGCCCTGAAAACCCTGCAGGCCGCCCAGCAGGCCGGTGCCGACTGCATCGTGCTGTGCGATACGAACGGCGGCACCCTGCCCCATGAGCTGCCGGCGATCATCGAGCAGGTCAAGCAGACGGTCGCCACCCCCCTGGGGATCCATACCCATAACGACGGTGAGTGTGCGGTGGCCAACTCCCTCATCGCCGTGGCCCACGGCATCGTCCATGTGCAGGGGACGATCAACGGCTTTGGCGAGCGCTGCGGCAACGCCAACCTCTGCTCCATCATCCCCGCCCTGCAGCTCAAAATGGGCAAAAACTGCGTTGGTGAAGGCCAGCTCAAATCCCTGCGCCAGCTCTCCCGCACCATTTACGAGTTGGCCAACATGGTGCCGAACAAGCACCAGGCCTACGTCGGCAACTCGGCCTTCGCCCACAAAGGCGGGGTGCATGTCTCCGCCATTCAACGCCATCCCGAAACCTACGAACATATCCGTCCCGAGCTGGTTGGCAACTGCACCCGGGTGCTCGTCTCCGATCTCTCCGGGCGTTCCAACATCCTGGCCAAGGCCGAGGAGTTCAACATCAATCTCGACAGCAAGGATCCCGTGACTCTGGAAATCCTGGAAAACATCAAGGATCTGGAGAACAAGGGTTTCCAGTTCGAAGGGGCCGAGGCCTCCTTCGAACTGCTCATGCGCCGGGCTCTCGGTACTCTGCGCAATTATTTCTCGGTCATCGGCTTCCGGGTCATCGACACCAAGCGCCATGAGGATGAGAAGCCGGTTTCCGAGGCGACCGTGCAGGTCAAAGTCGGCGGCCGCATCGAGCATACCGCCGCCGAGGGGAACGGGCCGGTCAACGCCCTCGACAACGCCCTGCGCAAGGCGCTGGAGAATTTCTATCCACGCCTGAAGGAGATCCGCCTTTACGACTACAAGGTTCGGGTTCTGCCGGCGGGGAAGGGAACGGCCTCCTTTACCCGCGTCCTCATCGAATCGGGGGACAAGGAAAGTCGTTGGGGGACGGTGGGGGTCAGCGATAACATTATCGATGCTTCTTACCACGCCCTGGTCGATGCCCTGCAATACAAGCTGCTCAAGGATCAGGACAACTGAGGGTGAATCCCCCCCGGGGAACCTGCCTGCTGGTGGGGTGCCTCGTCTTTTGCCTCGGCTTTTTTTGCGGCCGGCGGATCTTTTTCGACGAAGACCCGCCGGCCGTTGCGTTTTCCGCCCCACCGACCCTGCCGGTTTGGCTCGGGAACGGGTTCACCCGCCCGGGGCTCCATCAATTCTCTGACGCTTCTTCCTGGGCGAGCGTCATTGAATTGACGGATGGGGAGACGGCTCGGGAATGGCTGTCCCTGAAGCTTCCCAGTCGGCCGCCACAGCCCGGAGAACGTCTTTCCCTGGGCCTCGACGAGGCGGAAAAGCTCGTTCTGGTCAGGGATTGGTTGCCGGCGGAGCAGCGTATGGCGTTGGGGGTCGCTCTGCATCCGGAGCGCATGAGCTTGGACGATTGGCAGGCGTTGCCGGGGATCGGCCCGAGACTGGCGGAACGAATCGAAGCAGACCGTCAAAAAAATGGCGATTTTGGGGATTTTGAAGCTTTGCTACGGGTTCCGGGGGTGGGTAGGAAGTCGCTCGAACGTTGGCGGAAATATTTTGAATGAATGATAAGTTCTCGATAACTAACATAAAATTCTGAAACATAAGGCTCCTTTGTGATGCTCCCAGGGATTCTGGCACGTCTTGTGTAAACGCTTATGAGTGTTGACAAGGGGTTTCCCTGTTGAATTCCATCCAAGGAGAGAGCCATGAAATGTCCTAAGTGCCGAGCCAGGATGTACGCCGAGAAATATTACGATTTCGTCCGTTCCTTCGACGCCTGGAAATGCTGCTCCTGCGGAGAGTTGCTCGACCCCACCATTGTCGCAAACCGCGCCCGCAACAACCAGTATTTCCTCGGCTGATCGATTCACTCGCCCAACCGTGCCTCTTCAAGCGCCGGAAACCCAAGGTTTCCGGCGCTTTTTCTATAGGTGCGCGGGGAGAAAGGAAGGCCGCGGAGGGTTGGGCGGTCAGGTTTCTTGCCATTCCGGCCGGGAATTGCTAGAGTTTGGCTGGATTCACGGGCCGCTGAAACGAATCATCCCGGAGTTTTTCCCAGCCGATTCCCTGTCCCGACCGATACGAGGCATCCCATGCTTTCTCCGATCATCCTCCCCCCCCTTGAAGAATCGATGCAGGAAGCCACCCTGGTGCGTTGGCATGTCCAGGAAGGGTGCCGAGTGGAACCGGGCGTCCCCCTGGCCGACTTCGCCATCGGCGGAAAGACCCTGCTTCTGAGCGCCCGCGAATCGGGCGAGGTGGTGGTGTTGCGGATTGAGGAAGGGTGTACGGTGCCGGTCGGAACGCTGCTGGCGGTTCTCGACCGCGCACCGGCGGCGCATGATGAACCCTCCCCGTCCGTTCCGGGGAAGTCGGTCAAGGTGCGGCGCATCATCGCCCGTAAGATGCAGGAGAGCTGGCGCACTGTCCCGCATTTTTTCGTGACCGTGGCGGTGGATATGACCGACGTCATCGGTCTGCGCAAAAGCCTTGGCGTTACCATCAACGACTTCATTCTCGCCGCCGTGGTCCGCTCCCTCCATGAGCATCCCTGGGTCAACAGCCTCTGGCTCGATGGCGAGGCGGTGGAGCAGAAAACCATCAGCCTGGCGATGGCGGTCGCTACCGAAGGCGGGCTCTATTATCCGGTGCTGTCTGACTGCGGTCGTCTCAGCCTGCGGGAACTCAGCCGTCGGGCTGCCGAGCTGGCCACCAAAGCCCACGAAGGACGGCTGGAGCGACGGGAAATGGCTGGCGGCACCTTTACCGTTTCGAACATGGGGATGCTCGGGGTCGAGTCCTTCAGCGCCATCATTACCCCGCCCCAGGCGGCCGTGCTGGCGGTGGGAACGATTCGCGGCGAAGTGGTGGTGGAGGAGGACGGCGAACCGGGCATCGCCCCGATGCTACGCCTGACCCTTTCCGCCGATCATCGTATTCTCGACGGTGCCGACGCCGCCGAGTTCCTCGGTACCCTGAAAAGTTACCTGGAAGCGCCGATTACCCTGGAGGCAAAGGGCGATTGCGAATTCTGATGAGTGATATTTTTTGCAGAGGGGATGACCATGAATCATAAAAAATTGGCAGCTGAAGCCTTATCCTGGCAATGCGACCCGGCCCAGTTCGAATTCGCTTCGACCGCTGAGCTTCCTCCCCTCGAAGGGACCATTGGCCAGGACCGGGCGGTTACCGCCATTGAGTTCGGTCTCGGCATTCGTGACGGCGGCTTTAATCTCTTTGTCCTCGGAGAGCCGGGTTCCGGGCGCTCCTCCACCATCCGCAAACTGCTCAATCGACGCGCTGCCGATGAGCCGGTGCCGGATGACTGGTGTTATCTCAACGATTTCAAGGAGACTGGCCGAGCCGTCTGCCTGCGTCTGCCCACCGGCCGGGGCAAGGAACTGCAGAAGGAGATGGAGGCGCTGGTGACGCGCCTGGCCGAGGAAATCCCCAAGGTCTTCGAAAGCAAGGAATACGAACAGCAGAAGGGGCAGATTGCCGCCGCCTATCAGGAAAAGCATCGGCAGCTGTTTGAGCGGCTGGAAGCCGAGGCCAACCGCAACCGCTTCGTTTTGCAGCGCTCGGTCAGCGGCTTGGTGCTGGTCCCGACCAAGGGCGGGCAGCCCCTGTCGCAGCAGGAGTACGAGGAACTTTCTGACGAAGAACGGGAGGGGCTCGACCGCAGCGGCAGCGAACTGCAGGAACACCTGGCAGAAGTCATGCGTCAAGTGCGCGACCAGGAAAAGGAGATGCGCGCAGAGACGACGAAAATGGAGAAGGAGCTGTTGCTCTACGCCATCGGTCATCTCTTCGAGGATCTGGAGGCGCGTTACGGTGAGCACGCGCAAGTGCTGGAACATTTCGCCGACTGCAAGAAAGACCTGCTCGACCGCATTGACGAATTTCGCCCCTCCGAAGGGCCGACCCTGGCCATCCCCGGCCTCAAACAGCTCAGCCAGGAACCTTCTTTCGACCGCTACCGGGTCAATCTCTTTATCGACAATAGCGAGCTGACCGGGGCGCCGGTCGTCTACGAGGCCAATCCGACCTATTTCAACGTCTTCGGCCGCCTCGAACACGTTATCCAGATGGGTAACGCCATCACCAACTTCACCATGATCAAGCCGGGGGCGCTGCATCGCGCCAATGGTGGTTACCTGATTCTCGACTGCCGCGAGGTGCTGATCAACGTCTTTACCTACGAGGCCTTAAAGCGCAGCATCCGCAAGCGGGAGATCCGCATCGAGGATATGGCCGAGCAGTTCCGGCTCATCGCTACCGTCTCCCTCAAGCCGCAACCGGTTCCCCTCGACTGCAAGATCATCCTCATCGGCACACCCCAGCTCTATTATCTGCTGTATCAATTCGACCAGGATTTCCGTAAATATTTCAAGGTCAAAGCCGACTTCGACCGGATGATGAAAAATACCTGGGAGAATGTTCAGCAATATGCCCTCTTCGTTGCCTCCAAGTGTCGGGAGGAAAGTCTCCGTCACTTTGCGCCCAGTGGCGTCGCCCGGCTGGTGGAATATTCGGCGCGGCTGATCGAGGATCAGGGGCGGCTCTCCTCCCGTTTTCTCGACATCGCCGACCTGATCCGCGAGGCTTCCCATTACACCGAACGCCACGGTCACGAGCTGGTCGGCGCCGAGCAGGTGGAACTCGCCATCGAGGCGCGCATCTACCGGTCGAATAAGGTTGAAGAGCGGATTCAGGAGTTCATCGAGGACGGCACCCTGCTGGTCGATACCCAGGGGGCGGTCGTTGGTCAGGTGAACGGTCTTTCCGTCTATATGCTTGGCGATTATTCCTTCGGCAAGCCTTCACGGGTGACGGTGCGCACCTTTCTGGGCAAGGGGGGGATGATCAACATCGAGCGGGAGGTGAAACTTTCCGGGCCGAGCCACGACAAGGGGGTGCTGATTCTCAGCGGCTTCTTCGGCGAGCGCTTCGCCCAGGACAAACCGTTGGCGGTGGCCGCCTCCATCTGCTTCGAGCAGTCCTACGGCGGGGTGGACGGCGACAGTGCTTCTTCCACCGAACTCTACGGATTGCTCTCCTCTCTCTCTGGCTTACCGATCCGCCAGGGCATCGCCGTGACCGGCTCCGTTAACCAGCGTGGCCAGATTCAGCCCATCGGCGGGGTCAACGAGAAGATCGAAGGCTTCTACGCGGTCTGCAAGGCTTTTGGGCTCAATGGCGAACAGGGGGTGATGATTCCGGTGCAGAACGTGAAAAACCTCATGCTCAAGCCCGAGGTCATTACCGCCGTGCGCGAGGGGCGTTTTCACATCTGGGCGGTGACCACCATCGACGAGGGGATCGAGATCCTCACCGGCGTCCCCGCCGGCGAATGGCAAGCGGGCGGCTCCTGGCCGGAAGGTTCGGTCAATGCTCTGGTCGACCAGCGCCTGCGGCAGATGGCCGAAGCCCTGCATAAATTCGGCGCCGGCAAGGAAGGGGAAAAGTAGGGGCGATTCACGAATCGCCCGGCTTCACTCAGCACTACCAGAACGGCCATTTCCCCGTTTGCAGCACATAGATCCCCAGGGCGAGATTGGCCACGGCGTGGCTGAGGATGCACTGGGCGATGCTTTTTGTTCGGTAGAGCAGCAGGTTGAAGAAGGCCCCAGCCATCATCCCGGCCAGATAGTGGTTGTGCTCCAGGCCGAAGAGCACCATCGTCGCCAGGAAGGAAAACCAGGTAAAGCGGCCGATGGCGATCTTCATGAAGTCCGGTTCGATAACGTAGCGCAACAGGAAGGACCGCCAGAAAAGTTCCTCCATCACCGGCACCACCAGCACCGCCCCGGCCAGGCGCGCGGCAATCATCGCCGTACGGGGCGCGCCCTCGGGAATCGTCCCGGGATCGAAACCCCGGGGTTCGCCAAGGGTGGCGAAGCCCCAGTCCATGTTGATCCAGAGAATAAAGATTAAAATTCCCGACAGCAGGCTGAGGGCCGTATGCCGCAAGCAGTTCAGATCAGCCAGGCGGATTTCTGTGTAGCGTCGCCACAAAAGAACCAGACAGAGCCCCACCAGCGCCGCTTTCACGGGGTAGAGATAGAGCAGTTCCCCCTCGTTCCAGGGGAGCAACCCCCGCCCCGTTAGGAAGCGCGCTCCCTCCTCCACGCCGATAAAGCCCATGAACAGGGCGAACGGCGCAATCCGAATCCATCCCTCCGAACCCATGTCTCTCCCTCCTTTTCCCCTTTGCTGTTTGCGATTTTTCTTTTATACGTCAGGAGGGCAAGTTTGTCGAAGTCTTCCGTGCCTCATCGAATGAACTGTGACGAATTTCGACACTTGTGTCGGAATGTTTTACATGTCACGGCCCTGTCCGCGCCCTCCGAAGTTTTAACCGTTTGTTATATATATAGAATTTATGTGGCATGAGAATTGAAAAAACAGGTGCTTTTATGAGTGCGATGAGCGCTCGGAGTCGCTATATGATCTCGGAGGGGGTGCGAGGTTTTCCATGTTCGACCGGAAATGCCGAGAAAAGTTAGATCTCCTCGGGCGCATCGCGGAAGCGGTTGGTGCCAGTGACGAACTGTCCACGGTCACTCACCTGATTGTCGAATTGAGTGTCGAGTTCCTGGCGGCACGCCGGGGCTCGCTGATGCTCTTGGACGCCCATCAGGAGCTTTTTATCATCGCTTCCGTGGGGATGGACC encodes the following:
- a CDS encoding CAAX prenyl protease-related protein produces the protein MGSEGWIRIAPFALFMGFIGVEEGARFLTGRGLLPWNEGELLYLYPVKAALVGLCLVLLWRRYTEIRLADLNCLRHTALSLLSGILIFILWINMDWGFATLGEPRGFDPGTIPEGAPRTAMIAARLAGAVLVVPVMEELFWRSFLLRYVIEPDFMKIAIGRFTWFSFLATMVLFGLEHNHYLAGMMAGAFFNLLLYRTKSIAQCILSHAVANLALGIYVLQTGKWPFW
- a CDS encoding dihydrolipoamide acetyltransferase family protein, whose translation is MLSPIILPPLEESMQEATLVRWHVQEGCRVEPGVPLADFAIGGKTLLLSARESGEVVVLRIEEGCTVPVGTLLAVLDRAPAAHDEPSPSVPGKSVKVRRIIARKMQESWRTVPHFFVTVAVDMTDVIGLRKSLGVTINDFILAAVVRSLHEHPWVNSLWLDGEAVEQKTISLAMAVATEGGLYYPVLSDCGRLSLRELSRRAAELATKAHEGRLERREMAGGTFTVSNMGMLGVESFSAIITPPQAAVLAVGTIRGEVVVEEDGEPGIAPMLRLTLSADHRILDGADAAEFLGTLKSYLEAPITLEAKGDCEF
- a CDS encoding aspartate kinase, with product MALVVQKYGGTSVGTIDRIRNVARRVAKTYDEGNDVVVIVSAMSGETNKLVALANEMCEFPSEREYDVLVATGEQVSMSLLSMCLQSMGYKAKSYCGFQIPIVTDSVFSKARIEKIDDKKIREDLKSGTIIIVAGFQGIDKDGNITTLGRGGSDTSAVAVAAAIKADVCEIFTDVDGIYTTDPRIVPEASKMEKVSYDEMLEMASLGSKVLQIRSVEFAKKYGVVVHVRSSFNDNPGTLVTKEDADMEAVLVSGITYNKDEAKISVLRVPDKPGIAAKIFSPLSHANITVDMIIQNVSHEGFTDLTFTVPKSDFKKALKIVEETAKETGAASVTSDESIAKVSIVGVGMRSHSGVASKMFQTLSQEGVNIQMISTSEIKVSCVIDSKYTELAVRVLHEAFDLAKKDIKAE
- the cimA gene encoding citramalate synthase; protein product: MNQIKLYDTTLRDGTQAEEVSFLVADKIRIAQLLDDLGIHYIEGGWPGSNPKDIAFFKDIKKVTLKQAKIAAFGSTRRANTTPDKDNNIRTLVQAEPDTVTIFGKTWDFHVHEALRISLEENLELIYDSLAYLKQHVGEVVYDAEHFFDGYKANPEYALKTLQAAQQAGADCIVLCDTNGGTLPHELPAIIEQVKQTVATPLGIHTHNDGECAVANSLIAVAHGIVHVQGTINGFGERCGNANLCSIIPALQLKMGKNCVGEGQLKSLRQLSRTIYELANMVPNKHQAYVGNSAFAHKGGVHVSAIQRHPETYEHIRPELVGNCTRVLVSDLSGRSNILAKAEEFNINLDSKDPVTLEILENIKDLENKGFQFEGAEASFELLMRRALGTLRNYFSVIGFRVIDTKRHEDEKPVSEATVQVKVGGRIEHTAAEGNGPVNALDNALRKALENFYPRLKEIRLYDYKVRVLPAGKGTASFTRVLIESGDKESRWGTVGVSDNIIDASYHALVDALQYKLLKDQDN
- the tsaE gene encoding tRNA (adenosine(37)-N6)-threonylcarbamoyltransferase complex ATPase subunit type 1 TsaE, producing the protein MLSWTLETTSPERTRELGKALGRLLGPSSVVLLHGELGAGKTCFTQGLARGLEVAEDEPVTSPSYTLMNPYAGRLPLYHFDLYRLVSVEDLVDLGFDDYFHGNGVTVVEWADRFPQLVLEGLRVRLEHTADDSRRITLEADGEPYGQLLDSLRRDWTIVGDAE
- a CDS encoding Lon protease family protein; translated protein: MNHKKLAAEALSWQCDPAQFEFASTAELPPLEGTIGQDRAVTAIEFGLGIRDGGFNLFVLGEPGSGRSSTIRKLLNRRAADEPVPDDWCYLNDFKETGRAVCLRLPTGRGKELQKEMEALVTRLAEEIPKVFESKEYEQQKGQIAAAYQEKHRQLFERLEAEANRNRFVLQRSVSGLVLVPTKGGQPLSQQEYEELSDEEREGLDRSGSELQEHLAEVMRQVRDQEKEMRAETTKMEKELLLYAIGHLFEDLEARYGEHAQVLEHFADCKKDLLDRIDEFRPSEGPTLAIPGLKQLSQEPSFDRYRVNLFIDNSELTGAPVVYEANPTYFNVFGRLEHVIQMGNAITNFTMIKPGALHRANGGYLILDCREVLINVFTYEALKRSIRKREIRIEDMAEQFRLIATVSLKPQPVPLDCKIILIGTPQLYYLLYQFDQDFRKYFKVKADFDRMMKNTWENVQQYALFVASKCREESLRHFAPSGVARLVEYSARLIEDQGRLSSRFLDIADLIREASHYTERHGHELVGAEQVELAIEARIYRSNKVEERIQEFIEDGTLLVDTQGAVVGQVNGLSVYMLGDYSFGKPSRVTVRTFLGKGGMINIEREVKLSGPSHDKGVLILSGFFGERFAQDKPLAVAASICFEQSYGGVDGDSASSTELYGLLSSLSGLPIRQGIAVTGSVNQRGQIQPIGGVNEKIEGFYAVCKAFGLNGEQGVMIPVQNVKNLMLKPEVITAVREGRFHIWAVTTIDEGIEILTGVPAGEWQAGGSWPEGSVNALVDQRLRQMAEALHKFGAGKEGEK
- a CDS encoding ComEA family DNA-binding protein, translated to MNPPRGTCLLVGCLVFCLGFFCGRRIFFDEDPPAVAFSAPPTLPVWLGNGFTRPGLHQFSDASSWASVIELTDGETAREWLSLKLPSRPPQPGERLSLGLDEAEKLVLVRDWLPAEQRMALGVALHPERMSLDDWQALPGIGPRLAERIEADRQKNGDFGDFEALLRVPGVGRKSLERWRKYFE
- the lpdA gene encoding dihydrolipoyl dehydrogenase — its product is MKEYDLAVIGGGPGGYVAAIRGAQRGARVCLVESDAVGGTCLNRGCIPTKALYSSARLLRSMRDASSHGIRLAEPVFDFATAAERKDGVVSQLVDGVAQLLKGNGVDLYSGRGFLEGPGRVGIRGQGAVGHLRAKAVILATGGRPLVPEGFAPAGKNVLTSDEFLAIKDLPKSLLIVGGGYIGCEFAGIFSAFGVAVDIVEQLPVLLARSDRQAVREVEKSFKAAGVKLHLDTAVTDVESRSDGVHVRLANGETLQVEKILLSVGRRPNSEGLGLEELRVRLERGAVVVDDGMRTSVDGLYAIGDLTGGWQLAHVASYQAEIAVENALGGEARADYRVVPSIVFTDPEIAQVGLTEEQCREQGLAYQVGRFAYLASGMALCAGEPRGTVKILAEQDGGPILGVTIVGADASSLIAEASLAMSRKLSARELAAGIRAHPSLPEMIKEAAEDLSGLAVHRLGRAASRRKSSDA